GAAAGTAGACGTTCAAAGATGTCAACAATTTATAATGAATTAGCTCCTACGATACAAATGAACCGTGTTATGAAAGGAGAAAGTGTAACAAGACTAAAAGAAAAATATCGTTTCGAACTGAAGGACTTGGAATCATATGCAGAACTTTTTCTGACTCACAATGATGCTTATTCTGTTAAAGCGGAATATGATGCTGATGGTTTGCTGATTTTTAAAGTGATCGCAAGGGATCATTCAGGACTTCAAGGACATATTCCCGATCGTGAAAAAGACACCATGGATGGATTTAAATGGGAAGCGGATTTAATTGCTTCTGTTATCAATTTGAATCTGCAAGCGATGCTTCGTACAAGTGTTGAGACCATCAAAGAGAATCCATTGATGTACCAATCTGTTTTTGAAAACTCAACGGCTCGAAAACAATGGCTATATAGAAATGGAGTATCTGAAGCAGATCTGGAAAAACCTCTTTTTTGAATAGCTTAGACTGAACCCAATTTCTGAAAGCTTCAACAAGCTGGACTTACCAGTTTGTCTTGGTCCCAACAAAAAAATGCTTTTTTTAAGCTTATCCAAAGCGAGGGTTCTTTTTATATACATATATCCTGTCCATTATCATGATAATAGACAGGATATATGTATATAGTAAAAATATTGTCCCTAACAATTATAAAGAAAGCAGATATTCTGGGAATAAAAAATTTTGATCTTTAAAGTAAAGGCGATCATAAAAAATCATATTTCGGAGAATCAATTTGATGTAGGTTTTGGTTTCTTCGTAGGGAATTTCTTCAATAAACTCGACAACATCACTTCGGTATCTTGATTTAATCCAGCCTTGGAAGGCTGCGGAAGAGGCATTATAACCAGCGATAGTGGGGATGTATTTATTTTCATTGCTTTGTAAAAGACGGCTCAATTCCTTAGTCCCAAGAGCGATATTAGTTTCTTCCTTAAATAAATCAAAGTCGCGATTGAAGGGAATCCCCTCTTCACGAGCTATTTTTTTTCCCATGGCGGGCATTAACTGCAAGAGGCCAAGGGCATCGACAGAACTTCGAGCATAAGGATCAAAGGCTGACTCCTGCCTCATGATGGAATAGACTAAACTGGGTAAAATATTTCTTTTTGCTGAGTATTCAGTAACGAATCCGCCATAGGGCTTTGGGAAAAGAAATTCTGGATTTTTGGTGAGTAAATCATTTTTTTGTTCTGAGCTTAATTGATTGATGGAGTTAATAAGGTTTGAGTGCATTCCAGCTCTTGCATAGAGAATGAGAGAGGTTAAATAATGGCTCTTATCTAATTCGAAAACGATTTGTGCCCACTCTTTGATAACAGAAGTTTGTTTAAAGCTAAGATGCCAGCGCATATTAATCAAATCTTCAGGGGATAAAATATTTTTTAGCACTTCATTTAAATTTTCAGTTTTTTCATTTTTGGTATGGCGCGGAAGTAAATTGAGGGGTTCTTTTTCATCTCTGAAAGTCAGCAAGGTGTAAAAGCTTAAAGGCTCTTTAATCCTTAACAAGTTGATGGTGCTGATATAGGATTCCTTTTTTCCTTGCAGAGAATAGCATCGGGCTAGCCAGTAAAGGTACTTACTATCCGAATTGTTTTTTATTTTGGACAGTAACAGTTCAAGTTGATTTTGCGCGGCTAAATAATTCTTATTTTTGTATTCAAGCCAAGCTAAACTCCAGAGGGTTTTTTCAAAAAATTGATTTTTCAGGTTGGCAACATGAAAACTTTTTTCAAAGAATTTTTTGGAGAGATCATAGTTCTTTTTCTCCTCATAAATTCGGGCCAGCGTATAATATAGCTCTTCCTTTTTGGCGGGGTCGGTTAAATTTTTTTCAAATCGAGTCAGTAACTGGATTGCCTTTTCAGGATTTCCTTCTGTCCAATACCAGCGGGCACGCAGGACTAAGAGTTCGGAAAACCAATTGTTATACTGAACTACAGTAATTTCTTTTTTCTTTTGACTTGTTTGCAGCCATTTCCACCAAAGGTTTAGTACTTTTTCTTGACTCGATTTATCCTGGGTGGATTTTTCAATTCGAAATAATATTTTATAAGTTTTAAATACATTTTCTTTTTCTAAAGACGGTAATTGAATCAAATAATCTAAATGGGCCTTGGCTTGTTTGAACTCTCGATCTTTTATTAAATCTTGAGCGATGCTGATTCGATTAGAGTTTTCTAAGGGTAGAAATTGTGGAAATTCTTTTTGAAAAGCCGAATTAAATAAATTTTTCAGAGCAGGGTCTGTAGATTTATTTGCATCGATGGAGAGGGCTTTGTAAAAATTAAGCTTTTCAATTCGATTTTTTTCGAGGTTAGCGAGTTCAATGCCGTTTAAAATTCTTAGAGATAGGTCGTTAGTTAAAACTCCTTTTTTATAATTTAGTTTTGCAATGGACTCCTTGAAAAGCCGATTTTCAATATTAGAAAAAGGAATAGGCATAGTCACGTCATTAAGATTTTTTGTCGTTAATTCAGAGCAAAATAATTGTTCATTTAAAACGAAATAATTATTTAATGAAACAAAATGAGCCCCTGATTTGAATAGATTTAGATTCAATGACTTTGAAGGTGAGGTTATCGATGTTGTTGCCAGTAAATACTGACAGGCTTTTTCAATATTTGAGTCCTTCAATAAGTCAAAGAGTCTAAAACTGATCCATAGTTTTTCATTCTCTTTGACTCTTGTTGGGTAGATCAATTCAAGACCCTGAGGATCTAGATCCAACCATTCAGGGTAGGTCGATGGTGGGTATTTTTCATCCATTTCTGCATGGATCTGTGAAGTTAAATTTCTATTCGAAGTACAGGAGACCAAGCTCACCAAATTGAAACAAATAAAAATCAACGAGAAGGCTAATGAAAATAAAAACACCGACAATTTGCCTTTAAATTCTAGCTTTTTCTAAAGCTTTAATTCTGTCCTCAAGTGCTGGATGGGTCATAAATAAAGCCATCAGGCCGCCTTTATGCCTATTTGATATTTTCATGGTGGCGAGCATGTCTCTATCTTCAGAAGGAATTTCGTGGACTTGTTGTAACCGTCTTAGGGCCGCAACCATATTACTTCTTGAAGAAAATTGGGCTCCTCCCAGGTCGGCTCTAAACTCTCTACGTCTTGAATAATAATTTACCACCATAGAGCCTAAAATAGTAAATAGGATATCCCCAAGAATGACGACAACAATATGAACAACATAACGAAATTTTTCATCTACTTGACTGGATATTAAGTTCGCTAGGATACGAGAAAAGAACATTGCAAAAGTATTTACGACTCCAGTAATTAAAGTCATGGTGACCATATCTCCGTTGGCAATATGGGCAATCTCATGACCCAGAACTCCATCGACCTCATTTTCATTCATGCTTCGTAAGAGTCCTGTTGAAACAGCAACTAAAGAATTAGATTTGCTGGGTCCAGTGGCAAAAGCATTGACATCTTCAGAGTCATAAATAGCTACTTCAGGTGGCTTGGGTAGCCCTGCCCTTTTGGCTAACTCATGAATTCGATAAACCAAGCCAGAAAAAGTGGGGTCACTCGTGCGGGGATCGATGATTCTTAAACCGAGCATCCATTTAGCCATCATTTTTGACATGAGTAAAGAAACAAAAGCCCCGGTAAAACCAAACAAAGAACACCAAATTAGTAACCCAACCATATTGGAATTAACCGCTTTTAATCCTAAAAAATGAGAAATTAAAGACCAAGCTATCCCGACGGTGACGACGACCAATATGTTTGTCAGTAAAAAAAGTCCAATTCGCTTTATCATTTGCATAACGAAATCTCCCAGTTAAAAAAGTTAAACAGTTAAAAAGTTAAATAAGTCATCAACAAAAAAACACCAACTAATCTATCACTAGCACAGAATCTGAAGATCTTTTTAAAAAAGTCAATATGTCAAGAGACAGTCTCAGGCTTATTTTTTAAAGAAAGTAAGCTTCCCGTTCCCTGGCTAAAATTAAATTTGAGGGCAGAGCTCTCTAATTCGATGATAACTTTTCCGCCGTCCATGAGTCGCCCAAAAAGCAACTCGTCGACAAGGGGCTTTTTTAAAAATTCGTCGACAGCTCTGGCCATGGGCCGTGCTCCATAGGCACGGTCATAGCCCTTTTTCATCAACCACCTTAAGGCCTCATTGGAAATAAGCAGTTCTACCTTCTTCTCAGCAAGATTCATCTTGAGTTCATCGACAAACTTATTTGCTACTTTAAAAATGATTTCTTCAGACAAATCTTTAAAATAAACAACAGAATCTAGTCTATTTATAAATTCAGGGGCAAAGGTTTTTTTAATAGCTTCTTGGCTAATGTGGGTTCGGTTGTCATCAACAATCCCAATACTTCCCTTAGAGACCTCAAAGGCTCCCGCATTGGTCGTTAAAATCAAAATAACATTTTTGAAATCAGCAACCCTTCCTTGACTGTCTGTTAATCTCCCCGCATCCATCACTTGGAGTAAAGTGTAAGTGATATCTGAGTGAGCCTTTTCAATTTCGTCCATCAGGATAACCGAGTAGGGTTGCTTGGTGACGGCTTCAGTAAGAAGCCCACCATCTTCATAGCCTACGTAGCCTGGGGGGGCACCAACGAGTCTTGCTACGGAGTGCTTTTCCATATACTCACTCATGTCAAACCGAACA
This genomic stretch from Deltaproteobacteria bacterium harbors:
- a CDS encoding lytic transglycosylase domain-containing protein, encoding MSVFLFSLAFSLIFICFNLVSLVSCTSNRNLTSQIHAEMDEKYPPSTYPEWLDLDPQGLELIYPTRVKENEKLWISFRLFDLLKDSNIEKACQYLLATTSITSPSKSLNLNLFKSGAHFVSLNNYFVLNEQLFCSELTTKNLNDVTMPIPFSNIENRLFKESIAKLNYKKGVLTNDLSLRILNGIELANLEKNRIEKLNFYKALSIDANKSTDPALKNLFNSAFQKEFPQFLPLENSNRISIAQDLIKDREFKQAKAHLDYLIQLPSLEKENVFKTYKILFRIEKSTQDKSSQEKVLNLWWKWLQTSQKKKEITVVQYNNWFSELLVLRARWYWTEGNPEKAIQLLTRFEKNLTDPAKKEELYYTLARIYEEKKNYDLSKKFFEKSFHVANLKNQFFEKTLWSLAWLEYKNKNYLAAQNQLELLLSKIKNNSDSKYLYWLARCYSLQGKKESYISTINLLRIKEPLSFYTLLTFRDEKEPLNLLPRHTKNEKTENLNEVLKNILSPEDLINMRWHLSFKQTSVIKEWAQIVFELDKSHYLTSLILYARAGMHSNLINSINQLSSEQKNDLLTKNPEFLFPKPYGGFVTEYSAKRNILPSLVYSIMRQESAFDPYARSSVDALGLLQLMPAMGKKIAREEGIPFNRDFDLFKEETNIALGTKELSRLLQSNENKYIPTIAGYNASSAAFQGWIKSRYRSDVVEFIEEIPYEETKTYIKLILRNMIFYDRLYFKDQNFLFPEYLLSL
- the htpX gene encoding protease HtpX: MQMIKRIGLFLLTNILVVVTVGIAWSLISHFLGLKAVNSNMVGLLIWCSLFGFTGAFVSLLMSKMMAKWMLGLRIIDPRTSDPTFSGLVYRIHELAKRAGLPKPPEVAIYDSEDVNAFATGPSKSNSLVAVSTGLLRSMNENEVDGVLGHEIAHIANGDMVTMTLITGVVNTFAMFFSRILANLISSQVDEKFRYVVHIVVVILGDILFTILGSMVVNYYSRRREFRADLGGAQFSSRSNMVAALRRLQQVHEIPSEDRDMLATMKISNRHKGGLMALFMTHPALEDRIKALEKARI